One genomic window of Borrelia coriaceae includes the following:
- a CDS encoding plasmid maintenance protein, with protein sequence MRSIKKSTNKHQHKLIVLISTLNYMNLNLKQYTQSNILYYFNNNMKKNGQKPVKLKTLQSYLYKLEKVLGVTINYYKHLGVNMGTEVHYKLKYNKKECYRIINKHFREKKEERYKKRANAYIEKTCIKNRSVEKWECSNNSYNKKEEKENDKKSIEKSQVKKYAKKCNFKSNAFLSILNLEAEKDFKIEALKAIKKAENNKYKRINDIKPNNSKLENKQKELIRMLNEIKANLKNEGYSSKQLEIKIQNVYEQYKNKPHFIIEKDKYSDLEKIIGKLKKTVEYTNRRTQENEIDIRNNIFSILLEQLKHKTDMSVLVPILKNYLSKQNKLEYSKVFSNHYYYELLELMEDNKNYLQLRESKKVTS encoded by the coding sequence ATGAGGAGCATAAAAAAATCTACAAACAAACACCAACACAAATTAATCGTTTTAATATCTACACTAAATTACATGAACTTAAATCTTAAGCAGTATACCCAAAGCAACATACTTTATTACTTTAATAACAATATGAAAAAAAATGGCCAAAAACCTGTTAAACTTAAAACTCTACAAAGTTATCTCTATAAATTAGAAAAAGTATTAGGTGTTACAATTAACTATTACAAACATTTGGGCGTTAACATGGGAACTGAGGTCCATTACAAACTTAAATACAACAAAAAAGAATGTTACCGCATAATCAATAAACACTTTAGAGAAAAAAAAGAGGAAAGGTACAAAAAACGAGCTAATGCATATATTGAAAAGACTTGCATTAAAAATAGGAGTGTAGAAAAATGGGAGTGTTCTAATAATTCTTATAATAAAAAAGAAGAAAAAGAAAATGACAAAAAATCTATAGAAAAATCACAAGTAAAAAAGTACGCTAAGAAATGTAATTTTAAATCAAATGCTTTCCTTTCGATTTTAAATTTAGAGGCAGAAAAAGATTTTAAAATTGAAGCATTGAAAGCTATTAAGAAAGCTGAAAACAATAAATACAAAAGGATAAACGACATAAAACCAAATAATAGCAAACTTGAAAATAAACAAAAAGAATTAATCAGAATGTTAAATGAGATAAAAGCTAATTTAAAAAATGAGGGATATAGTAGTAAACAGTTAGAGATCAAAATACAAAATGTGTATGAACAATATAAAAACAAACCCCACTTTATCATAGAAAAAGATAAATACAGTGATCTGGAAAAAATAATAGGAAAACTTAAAAAAACAGTTGAATATACTAATAGAAGAACACAAGAAAATGAGATAGACATTAGGAATAATATATTTAGCATACTTCTTGAACAATTAAAACATAAAACAGACATGTCTGTTTTGGTACCAATATTAAAAAACTATTTAAGCAAACAGAACAAATTAGAATATAGCAAGGTATTTAGTAACCATTACTATTACGAACTTTTAGAGTTAATGGAAGATAATAAAAACTATTTACAATTAAGAGAATCTAAAAAAGTTACAAGTTAA
- a CDS encoding DUF226 domain-containing protein: MKHVLERLKKKELEIKDNKNKSIFIKIEEANNRKIYHTKIVMDFYAFGVDKKKKNRFFVTLRELLNQERIKSFNLFLVGDDDKFLGIYYGYRKPIQNVVRRYEDNGIVKKHTFSKVYYIEFKFKKGSVRCYIKGISRLLKKDKIDTKYYSSLMTTLLTLEREVYEFYNKKLPEGGIISKWIEKNLK; the protein is encoded by the coding sequence ATGAAGCATGTACTAGAACGCCTTAAAAAAAAGGAATTAGAGATTAAAGATAATAAAAATAAATCTATTTTTATTAAAATAGAAGAAGCCAACAATAGAAAAATATATCATACAAAAATTGTAATGGATTTCTACGCATTTGGGGTAGACAAGAAAAAAAAGAACAGATTTTTTGTTACATTGAGAGAATTATTAAATCAAGAAAGAATAAAATCATTTAATTTATTTTTGGTAGGAGATGATGATAAATTTTTAGGCATTTATTATGGTTATAGGAAACCGATACAGAATGTGGTTAGAAGATATGAAGACAATGGAATTGTCAAAAAACATACATTTTCAAAAGTTTATTATATAGAGTTTAAATTTAAGAAAGGTAGTGTTCGCTGTTACATCAAAGGGATATCTCGTTTACTTAAAAAAGATAAAATTGACACAAAATATTACAGTTCTTTAATGACAACACTTTTAACTTTAGAGAGAGAAGTATATGAGTTTTACAATAAAAAACTGCCAGAAGGAGGCATTATAAGCAAATGGATAGAAAAAAACCTAAAGTAA
- a CDS encoding ParA family protein produces MDRKKPKVITIASIKGGVGKSVLTIIFSYILKKMDKKVLLIDLDPQNSITSYFIEYIKNIEEFNIYALLKEEFNTNFDKYLNKINNNMCIIASHPILRNFEQELIEYKELLLEFCLNENLSNYNFDYVIIDTAPNSKTLLYNALNITDNLVVPIEVERWSVETFPQILKSVKKTEIIKNKKIEVSIIKNKFIKNRNTLKDIENLLNEHYEKLIKGKIHFSNGIRVFINELLVPNESENYYKEIKEALSNILFI; encoded by the coding sequence ATGGATAGAAAAAAACCTAAAGTAATTACGATCGCTTCTATTAAAGGAGGGGTTGGGAAAAGTGTTTTAACTATTATTTTCAGTTATATTTTAAAAAAAATGGATAAGAAAGTACTTTTAATAGATTTAGATCCACAAAATAGTATAACTAGTTATTTCATTGAATATATAAAAAATATAGAAGAGTTTAATATTTATGCTTTATTAAAAGAAGAGTTTAATACTAATTTTGATAAATATTTGAATAAGATAAATAACAATATGTGTATTATCGCATCTCATCCTATACTAAGAAATTTCGAACAAGAGTTAATTGAATATAAAGAATTATTGTTAGAATTTTGTTTAAATGAAAATTTATCAAATTATAATTTTGATTATGTAATTATTGATACAGCTCCAAATTCAAAGACTTTATTGTATAACGCTTTAAATATCACAGATAATCTTGTCGTTCCTATTGAAGTTGAAAGGTGGTCAGTTGAAACATTTCCACAGATTTTAAAATCAGTAAAAAAAACAGAAATTATTAAGAATAAAAAAATAGAAGTATCAATAATAAAAAATAAATTTATTAAAAATAGAAATACCTTAAAAGATATAGAAAATCTTTTAAATGAGCATTATGAAAAGCTTATTAAGGGTAAAATCCATTTTTCGAATGGAATAAGAGTTTTTATTAATGAATTGCTTGTTCCAAATGAAAGTGAGAATTATTATAAAGAAATAAAAGAAGCTTTAAGTAACATACTATTTATATAA
- a CDS encoding chromosome replication/partitioning protein, protein MQKKNIILNDREQNLSTKDNKIKYEAYKNQLRAILLNEIEDRIKIMKILYEIKENKLYKIDGYINFNSFLEDFVIARTQAFKYLKIYKEILKGTLDLEELKKEGIKGVLKKIKISQKSKENPIKPLRFQLKSQDSYDFYKRNAKFTSFLMDKLFSNKRDLIEEFMKEFKSLKG, encoded by the coding sequence ATGCAAAAGAAAAATATCATTTTAAATGATAGAGAGCAAAATTTAAGTACTAAGGACAATAAGATAAAATATGAAGCTTATAAAAATCAATTAAGAGCTATTCTGTTAAATGAGATAGAAGATAGAATTAAGATAATGAAAATTTTATATGAAATTAAAGAAAATAAATTGTATAAAATTGATGGGTATATTAATTTTAATAGTTTTTTAGAAGACTTTGTCATAGCAAGGACCCAGGCTTTTAAATATTTAAAGATATATAAGGAAATATTAAAAGGAACTTTAGATTTAGAAGAGCTTAAGAAAGAGGGCATAAAAGGTGTTCTCAAGAAGATTAAGATATCTCAAAAGTCAAAAGAAAATCCAATAAAACCATTAAGATTTCAACTTAAAAGTCAGGACAGTTACGATTTTTATAAGCGAAATGCCAAGTTTACAAGCTTTTTAATGGATAAGCTTTTTTCAAATAAAAGAGATTTGATTGAAGAATTTATGAAAGAATTTAAAAGTTTAAAAGGTTGA
- a CDS encoding ERF family protein → MIKNTINAKTKMRKTVKKLSKQAKRKVTDIIINDQSSVVNENQSKIDFLKSLHSLQMGLSGVAKNLNGYGYKYQDFNEIVREIKNVIKTNNLDIGFVQCPTLKSFDGRLINVITTTFYSPSSGYSQSFDTPIYTEELTSAGVKNQNTLPQLVGSCITYFKRYALVAYLSIESEVDTDACSLEHRQEDNKEQVSIANNTSIKVVKGSRTVNVKSTNAKKTPIKGSVKTQSIGCKSVREGDELPKRVPSKYYYYKNLLQASKKMHSQLEDTPFDSLEMIDKFLYQLQEDDDSNILNYFETKPELKTVEYWTSLLNNYLTRTQSDPEVVEGFSKFLVYREPKYGQSPLKLFGYIASDENFRYLCE, encoded by the coding sequence ATGATAAAAAATACTATAAATGCAAAAACTAAAATGCGTAAAACGGTTAAGAAACTAAGTAAACAAGCAAAAAGAAAAGTAACAGATATAATAATAAATGATCAAAGTTCAGTAGTAAATGAAAATCAATCAAAGATAGACTTTCTAAAATCATTACACAGTCTACAAATGGGTTTAAGTGGTGTTGCTAAGAACCTTAACGGATATGGATATAAATATCAAGATTTTAATGAGATAGTAAGGGAAATTAAGAATGTTATAAAAACTAATAATTTAGATATTGGTTTTGTACAATGCCCAACTTTAAAAAGTTTTGATGGGCGTTTGATTAATGTTATTACAACAACATTTTATAGTCCTAGTAGTGGATATAGCCAGTCATTTGATACACCAATATATACAGAAGAATTAACCTCAGCAGGAGTAAAGAATCAGAATACACTTCCACAACTTGTAGGTTCATGTATAACATATTTTAAGAGGTATGCACTTGTAGCGTATCTTTCAATTGAAAGTGAAGTTGATACTGATGCATGTTCTTTAGAACATAGACAAGAAGATAATAAAGAACAAGTTAGCATTGCAAATAACACATCTATAAAAGTTGTCAAAGGAAGTAGAACTGTTAATGTTAAAAGTACTAATGCTAAAAAAACTCCTATTAAAGGATCAGTGAAAACACAATCTATTGGTTGTAAATCCGTTAGAGAGGGTGATGAGCTTCCTAAGCGTGTACCTTCTAAGTATTATTATTACAAGAACTTACTTCAAGCATCTAAGAAGATGCATTCACAATTAGAAGATACTCCTTTTGATAGTCTAGAAATGATAGATAAATTTTTATATCAATTACAAGAGGATGATGATTCTAATATACTTAATTATTTTGAGACTAAACCGGAGCTTAAAACAGTAGAATATTGGACAAGTTTACTTAATAACTATTTAACAAGGACCCAGTCTGATCCAGAAGTTGTAGAAGGGTTTTCTAAATTTTTAGTGTATAGAGAACCTAAATATGGTCAAAGTCCATTAAAACTTTTTGGATATATAGCAAGTGATGAGAATTTTAGGTATCTTTGTGAATAA
- a CDS encoding BBA14 family lipoprotein has product MKKLINLTFLTLILSCTTIASLTEEPTPPKEQTLTELNIYEAKLSDYVMYLQVFLTRTKKKVNDPKYPKFTYFDASTLKSNHTVDDLMFNINLFKKYIQVTKPIVQIVYNKYSKLKN; this is encoded by the coding sequence TTGAAAAAGCTTATAAATTTAACTTTTTTAACACTGATATTATCATGTACAACGATAGCATCACTAACAGAAGAACCAACGCCACCTAAGGAACAAACTCTTACAGAGTTAAATATATATGAAGCAAAGTTATCTGATTATGTTATGTATTTACAAGTATTTTTAACTAGAACAAAGAAAAAGGTTAATGACCCAAAGTATCCTAAGTTTACCTACTTTGATGCTTCTACACTTAAATCAAATCATACCGTTGATGATTTAATGTTTAATATAAATTTGTTTAAAAAGTACATTCAAGTCACTAAACCTATTGTACAAATAGTGTACAATAAGTATTCGAAATTAAAAAATTAA
- a CDS encoding BlyB family putative holin accessory protein translates to MKLSTAKTSVEILNKFTDIIKNNNQNKNTATYINIFTKVVNYFYCLYETSVYQMEQKEAIKLLSEIEEILRINIERIETTDEYDELSKYISQLRAKRNKIMSTYIKMLKEA, encoded by the coding sequence ATGAAATTAAGTACTGCTAAAACAAGTGTTGAGATTCTAAACAAATTTACAGATATCATCAAAAACAATAACCAAAATAAAAACACTGCTACATACATTAATATTTTTACTAAAGTAGTCAATTATTTTTACTGTCTATATGAAACTAGTGTATATCAAATGGAACAAAAGGAAGCTATCAAACTATTATCTGAAATTGAAGAAATACTAAGAATTAATATTGAAAGAATAGAAACTACTGATGAGTATGATGAGCTTTCAAAATACATATCTCAACTCAGAGCTAAACGCAACAAAATAATGAGTACTTACATCAAAATGTTAAAGGAGGCCTAA
- a CDS encoding BlyB family putative holin accessory protein codes for MILEKQHLDTALESISNLIDTLSNFKDGSFNENAHKAFSLLCEFYLEYEQIYTKNMEILDNALTPQIKLDLEPIQTKIKAFIDKVNSNPNNMKLPSQITYHEKETK; via the coding sequence ATGATACTTGAAAAGCAACATCTAGATACTGCTTTAGAGTCAATATCCAATTTAATTGATACACTTTCAAACTTCAAAGACGGCAGTTTCAATGAGAATGCTCATAAAGCATTTTCACTATTGTGTGAATTTTATTTAGAATACGAACAAATCTACACTAAAAATATGGAAATACTAGATAATGCATTAACTCCACAAATAAAGTTAGATCTTGAACCTATCCAAACCAAAATAAAAGCATTTATAGACAAAGTCAATAGCAACCCAAATAATATGAAATTGCCTTCACAAATTACATATCATGAAAAGGAGACAAAATGA
- a CDS encoding DUF735 family protein → MILNIKAIHTCLLDYLKSFKEVIKKLGISLDIIHTYNHPYISKHTTKSENICAVKFENIDNLLIPNSRCGEFYSNVNEFSLHFQIFILSQVIDSKDRDSYYTMLQIYSLLTDFIYALKHIGTDASFTKLFKTFLNVDIEITIPSDGVINIKLLGAVKTNFTAKISPSSTNNRNRKIKLCYKNKNENIQCKILIFHFLPKGYAESIYTFLKNLIPIGRALKLYDMENKEIAKFNI, encoded by the coding sequence ATGATACTCAATATTAAGGCTATACATACTTGCCTACTAGATTATCTAAAAAGTTTTAAAGAAGTCATTAAGAAATTAGGAATAAGCTTAGACATAATTCATACATATAATCATCCATACATCTCTAAACACACTACCAAGTCTGAAAATATATGTGCAGTTAAATTTGAAAATATAGATAACTTATTAATACCAAATTCAAGATGCGGTGAATTTTACTCTAATGTAAATGAGTTTAGTTTGCATTTTCAAATATTTATTTTAAGTCAAGTTATAGATTCTAAAGATAGGGATTCATATTACACCATGCTTCAAATCTATAGTTTGTTAACTGATTTTATTTATGCCTTAAAACACATTGGTACTGACGCATCTTTTACTAAGTTATTTAAAACTTTTCTTAATGTTGATATTGAAATTACAATACCGAGTGATGGTGTTATTAATATAAAATTACTAGGTGCTGTTAAAACAAACTTTACTGCTAAAATCTCACCTAGTTCTACTAATAATAGAAATAGAAAAATCAAATTATGCTATAAAAATAAAAATGAAAATATCCAATGTAAAATCTTAATTTTTCACTTCCTTCCTAAAGGATATGCTGAGTCTATTTACACATTCCTAAAAAACTTAATACCAATTGGAAGGGCCTTAAAATTATATGACATGGAAAATAAGGAAATTGCTAAATTTAATATTTAA
- a CDS encoding DUF1506 family protein, giving the protein MKRHLSYIKSLHKLYTTSNLEFELKDRISDSNMFYEIVSIDSSIGYLTIILKVIEWK; this is encoded by the coding sequence ATGAAGAGACACTTAAGCTATATAAAGTCACTTCATAAACTTTATACTACATCCAATTTAGAGTTTGAACTTAAAGATAGAATATCAGATTCTAATATGTTTTATGAAATAGTCAGTATTGACTCTAGTATTGGCTATCTTACTATCATTTTGAAGGTAATAGAATGGAAATAG
- a CDS encoding DUF3890 domain-containing protein produces the protein MSSELQTLHSKILSLLNLSEEVLSFTQFETYTELLEMIITTKGINADMLTHSHLILLLYYYIGCKLNQTGLIREFDFNRIKNEKINDLEISYHPIGNEANANTSFCNQFESLLSSLKSQTTNPPCCIGILK, from the coding sequence ATGTCATCAGAATTGCAAACACTTCATAGTAAGATATTAAGTTTACTTAATTTAAGTGAAGAAGTATTGTCATTTACTCAGTTTGAAACTTATACAGAATTACTTGAGATGATAATAACTACCAAAGGAATTAATGCTGACATGCTTACCCACTCACATCTGATATTACTACTTTATTACTATATAGGTTGTAAACTAAATCAGACTGGTCTGATACGTGAATTTGATTTTAACCGTATCAAAAATGAGAAGATTAATGATCTTGAAATTTCATACCATCCTATTGGTAATGAAGCTAATGCAAACACAAGCTTTTGTAATCAGTTTGAATCTTTACTTAGTAGTCTTAAAAGCCAAACAACTAATCCACCTTGTTGTATAGGAATCCTCAAATGA
- a CDS encoding DUF228 domain-containing protein — protein sequence MSTTNVTELVKQYEEKAKALKKQMKNPTSDASTFSNKVDFKDKNRHLQNQGGTVTSRHDKLENYFFKGYPYKRGVKLVVNTTSDNNPHYEPHVEVSGEDDLYGICTDIDEFTQTATVIPITNNFQEYLVAKDANIKRKDKVKFNSDGELEKVNSSDGKINAMALSDAIELDDTEKKLCIVHVAIYGNKGKPS from the coding sequence GTGTCAACAACAAATGTAACTGAACTAGTAAAGCAATATGAAGAAAAAGCTAAAGCTCTTAAAAAACAAATGAAGAACCCTACTAGTGATGCTAGTACTTTTAGTAATAAAGTTGATTTTAAGGATAAAAATAGACATTTACAAAATCAAGGCGGTACTGTAACTAGCCGTCATGACAAATTAGAGAATTACTTCTTTAAAGGATATCCATATAAAAGAGGAGTAAAGCTAGTTGTAAACACAACATCAGATAATAATCCACATTATGAACCTCATGTTGAAGTTAGTGGTGAGGATGACCTTTACGGCATATGTACAGATATAGATGAATTTACACAAACTGCGACAGTAATTCCTATTACAAATAACTTCCAAGAATATTTAGTAGCAAAAGATGCCAATATAAAAAGAAAAGATAAAGTTAAATTTAATTCAGATGGTGAGCTTGAAAAGGTTAACTCAAGTGATGGCAAAATTAATGCCATGGCATTATCAGATGCTATTGAGCTTGATGATACTGAAAAAAAGCTTTGCATAGTACATGTAGCTATTTATGGTAATAAAGGTAAACCAAGTTAA
- a CDS encoding DUF228 domain-containing protein → MSNKGNHNPSLVPNLGHGTLEPDMYAGMDDNELIETLKQQLQQEQIKEDDEDNDDAQKDEEQGEELQQPSRTRGRSRRKRQAAVLETTEGKSLKDAILKLKKYSKSFNYDERSVFKAKTDFRDKNLTFDAISQSISSSTDKLEEYPAIGFPYKRAVKLKIETSKSDEVQVEVSDGKNMYGICIDIYEHTNVATVIPITNNFEGYVIAKSSSSIQIGDKLDFDSDGEVIKSTGDSQSSIKAIALSSIHTLYLTDDTSKKNSDEYKLYLIKIAIYGNKVVS, encoded by the coding sequence GTGAGTAACAAGGGTAATCACAATCCAAGCTTAGTACCTAATTTGGGACATGGAACACTTGAACCCGATATGTATGCTGGCATGGATGATAATGAACTGATTGAGACTTTAAAACAACAGTTACAACAAGAACAAATAAAAGAAGATGATGAAGACAATGATGATGCACAAAAAGACGAAGAACAAGGAGAAGAATTACAACAACCTTCTAGAACAAGAGGACGAAGTAGAAGAAAAAGGCAAGCAGCAGTACTTGAAACTACTGAGGGTAAGTCATTGAAGGACGCTATATTAAAGTTAAAAAAATACTCTAAAAGTTTTAATTATGATGAAAGGTCAGTATTTAAAGCTAAAACTGATTTTAGAGATAAAAACTTAACATTTGATGCTATATCTCAATCTATATCAAGTAGTACAGATAAGTTAGAAGAATATCCTGCTATAGGATTCCCATACAAGCGTGCGGTTAAATTAAAAATTGAAACTTCAAAATCTGATGAAGTTCAAGTTGAAGTATCTGATGGTAAAAATATGTATGGAATATGCATAGACATTTATGAGCATACTAATGTAGCAACAGTAATACCTATAACAAATAATTTTGAAGGTTATGTAATTGCTAAAAGCTCTTCTAGTATTCAGATTGGTGATAAATTAGATTTTGATTCAGATGGAGAAGTTATTAAATCAACTGGTGATTCACAATCATCAATTAAAGCAATTGCATTATCAAGTATACATACTTTGTACCTTACTGATGACACATCTAAAAAAAATAGTGATGAATATAAACTGTATTTAATAAAGATAGCCATTTATGGTAATAAGGTCGTTTCTTAA
- a CDS encoding DUF1357 family protein has translation MNQEIQENVASTQEDTLIQNTEGSKENTDSITLSLKEYEEYKAYKASKESEGKNLTINERISKELSESQARLEEENKLLSEASRTINGIALSSAFKINDNLYIALVSIFGNRGLNS, from the coding sequence ATGAACCAAGAAATACAAGAAAACGTAGCCAGTACACAAGAAGATACTTTAATTCAAAATACAGAGGGTAGTAAAGAGAATACAGACAGTATTACTTTAAGTTTAAAAGAATATGAAGAGTATAAAGCATATAAAGCATCAAAAGAATCTGAAGGTAAGAATTTAACTATTAATGAGAGGATATCAAAAGAACTTTCAGAGTCACAAGCGCGTTTAGAAGAAGAAAATAAATTATTAAGTGAAGCTTCTCGTACTATTAATGGAATTGCCTTATCAAGTGCATTTAAAATCAATGATAACCTTTACATAGCACTTGTAAGTATATTTGGGAACAGAGGCCTTAATTCATAG
- a CDS encoding anti-CBASS protein Acb1 family protein, whose amino-acid sequence MRLDFKVHAKDLYKYSIFFRNYISNVAEDVLKNGITLNSVIPTSLSIEDALDALKIELKATLLQCIISYRFNGVGYILVKTEDQLQDLHLEVNKEFPTGFMYLDYNSVRDEGPDATYITYNLKVNENDNISYKEIKIHKSRVIIHSNYDYILKAYSPCYTQSFLLNIYLFEQIYKEIEKRIESHNFLFYKDESLVELQDALVNAKTSLDLLTKGVDKGSLFTNIFRRNDDDEHIRKFKGVNNELERELYRLRNNLNNDGIFYSGTSDASLEVIKYDITYLKEALALVKAKIGADTKEPLTRSFNEQVKGLGSDGKGDRSNYYDFLKGVQEELEINCNSKLNKYYYLDIRFNSLHILTEEEKYERDSKLIELTLKYKELEASNTLSKSELESLRSKLFFYES is encoded by the coding sequence ATGAGATTAGATTTCAAAGTTCATGCTAAAGATCTATACAAGTATTCAATATTCTTTAGAAACTACATCTCAAATGTAGCAGAGGACGTTCTTAAGAATGGGATCACTTTAAATAGTGTAATTCCAACTTCTTTGTCTATTGAAGATGCTTTAGATGCATTAAAAATAGAATTAAAAGCAACATTATTGCAGTGCATAATCAGTTATCGTTTCAATGGTGTTGGGTATATTTTAGTTAAAACAGAAGACCAACTACAAGATTTACACTTAGAAGTAAATAAAGAATTCCCTACTGGATTTATGTATCTTGATTATAACAGTGTTCGTGATGAGGGGCCTGATGCTACTTATATAACATACAATTTGAAAGTAAATGAAAATGATAATATATCTTATAAGGAAATAAAGATTCATAAGAGTAGAGTGATAATACACTCTAATTATGACTATATACTTAAAGCATACAGTCCATGTTATACACAAAGCTTTTTGCTTAATATATATCTTTTTGAACAAATATATAAAGAAATAGAAAAGAGAATAGAGAGTCATAATTTTTTATTTTATAAAGATGAGTCATTAGTAGAATTACAAGATGCTTTAGTTAATGCTAAAACGTCTCTAGATCTTTTAACTAAGGGTGTTGATAAGGGAAGTTTATTTACTAATATCTTCAGAAGGAATGATGATGATGAGCATATAAGAAAGTTTAAAGGTGTAAATAATGAACTTGAAAGAGAACTATATAGACTTAGAAATAATTTAAATAATGACGGCATATTTTATAGTGGTACATCAGATGCTTCACTTGAAGTTATTAAGTATGACATAACCTATTTAAAAGAGGCTTTAGCATTAGTAAAAGCAAAGATAGGAGCTGATACTAAGGAGCCTTTAACTAGAAGCTTTAATGAACAAGTTAAGGGGCTTGGTAGTGATGGTAAAGGGGACAGATCTAACTATTACGACTTTTTAAAAGGTGTTCAAGAAGAGTTAGAAATTAATTGCAATAGTAAACTTAATAAATATTATTATTTAGACATTAGATTTAACTCATTGCATATTCTCACTGAAGAAGAAAAGTATGAAAGAGATTCCAAACTTATAGAATTAACCCTTAAATACAAGGAATTAGAAGCAAGTAATACATTAAGTAAAAGTGAACTTGAGTCTTTAAGATCAAAATTATTTTTTTATGAAAGCTAG
- the bdr gene encoding Bdr family repetitive protein, with protein MQESSLQSVGSVQVFSGHVTEDIIYQEFVKMGMQDFVANDLSKRYYRNELTYKDIEYLENNFNFRFEKLEEKISGVEKRLEDRINSVESNLNLKIEMTERSLRSEITSVKTELKSDIKDLDNKIDKIVTEFKGRFNLHNWMFGTIITLNVGILLTLISIVYSLLNK; from the coding sequence ATGCAAGAATCATCATTACAGTCTGTTGGAAGCGTACAAGTTTTTAGTGGTCATGTAACCGAAGATATAATATACCAAGAATTTGTGAAGATGGGTATGCAAGATTTTGTAGCAAATGATCTTTCTAAAAGGTATTACCGTAATGAACTTACTTACAAAGATATTGAGTATTTAGAAAATAATTTTAATTTTAGATTTGAAAAACTAGAAGAGAAAATAAGCGGAGTAGAAAAAAGATTAGAGGACAGAATTAATAGTGTTGAGAGTAATTTGAATTTAAAAATAGAGATGACAGAACGTAGCTTAAGATCTGAAATCACATCAGTCAAAACTGAATTAAAATCAGATATCAAAGATTTAGATAATAAGATAGATAAGATAGTGACTGAGTTTAAAGGAAGGTTTAATCTACATAATTGGATGTTTGGAACAATTATTACTCTTAATGTAGGAATTTTATTAACATTAATATCAATAGTCTATTCATTGTTAAATAAGTAA